The genome window ATTTACGTAATGCGCGTATACGGAACGCCTTATGCACATGCCTGCGCCATAGGGGAGGTTTTGGGCGCCCGAAAACTTGTCTGTCACGACTGCTTCCTCAACCGTCCGGAGTGCCAGGCAGGGAACGAGTGTTTCCCATCCCGGAGGTGCGGGCTTTTCAAATTCCGGTTCAATGTTGCCTCCTGCGCAGCCGAGCGAGGGGGATTGTTGGAAATACTGATGCATCAAGACGAGGTAATCCGGTTCCAGTATGTTATCGTCGTCCACGAGCAGGAGGAGCTCGCCGCGGGATGCCTTGAATCCGGCGACCCGGGCATGGGTCAGGCCGAGCCTGGCTTCTCGAACGATACGGTAGGGGAAGGGGAAATCTTTCAGGAGTGAATCATCCAGCGGTGACTCACTCGCATTATCGACCAGCAAAAACTCGATCGCATCGTCTGTCGGTGTCAGCTCGCGCAGGCTCTCGATCGTGGCTTCGAGATAGTCGCGACGGGGATTGTGTGTGCAGAGCAGGATTGAAATGTTCACTTGCAGAGACTCCTCTCCGTCTGAAGGACCGGGCCATTGGACTTGGATAATTGCTCTGTTAGGTGGTCGGCCAGTCGTATGGCCAAGGCGCCGATTGTTAGAGTCGGATTGGCATAGCCGGAGGTCGGAAACACGGAGGACCCTGCAATATATAGGTTGTCGATACCGTGGATTTTGCAGTTTCCATCGACGACGCCCTGTTCGGGGGCTTCATTCATTCGGGTGGTTCCCATGTGGTGGAGTCCCCCGGTAATCCCCTTGGGAGGAAATTCGTTGTCTGGATTGCGGACGATCCGACCGATGCCGGCTTGTTCGCAGGCGTCCCCCAGTATTTCCAGGGAGCGACTCAGGGTCTGGACATCGCGTTCGCTGACTTTCCAGTTCAGAATGGGGAGCCTTTGGCCGAATTGATCCAGCTCCCTTGAGAGTGTGATCCGGCTGTCCGGGTTCGGGGCTTGCTCCCACATATGATGCAATTGAAATGCGATCGGTGGGCCGGATGGTTCCACTAATTTCGACTTGGTCACCTTGCTGAAGAGGTGAGTGATTAATTCCTGGCTCTCCGCCAAAATTGTGTAGAGCTGTTTGGCGAGTGCTTGGGGGCGCTCTCCGATGTGTATGGCGCAACGGATCTTACGAATGGCATCGAAGGCTTTGGAGGAGAGGTAGCTGCTGCGTTCATCTTCCTCCAGCTTGTCTCGCGGCCAGAGGGAAACACAGTAGTTGAGCAAACCTTCGCGTCGGAGAACCGATTCACTCAATTTGAGATAAGCCAGTAAATAGCTGTTTGCCTGCTTATGTATTTGGTACAGGCCGGTATTCTCAAAGATCTCGGTGGAATTCGGAATGAGCATCCCGGAAAGGAAATGCGGGTGCTCCATGAAGTAGCGCCCGACCAGGTCATACCGGTTCCCCAGTCCTTCGGGCTGTTGCTTGTCCGATAGGAGTAAGAGCCGGGGCACTTCAATACCCCCGCTCGCCAAAATGTAGTACCTCGCGGTGATCCGGTATTCCCTGTCTTTGTCGGCGGCGACGCGTAGCGCTTTGACCTTTTGAACGCTTTCATCGCAGAGAATCTCCAGTACGGTGGCGTTCAGGAAAAGCTGGACTGAGTCCATCTGTCTGATTTCCGATTGGATTGTCCCGGTGAACCGATCGGCCGGTCCAAACTGAAACAGGGTGGTTTCGATTGTGTCGGGATCAAGGGCCAAGGTCTTGTAATGCTCGGGGTCGGACCATCGCTGGGCGGTGTAATCGCAGGGGCCTAAGCCGAAAATCGCATGGGCACGTTCATAATAGGGGTCGAGTGTTGATTTTGGGAATGGCCAACCACTATGCGGTATGTCGGCGCGAGTTTCGAAGTCGATTGGGTCCATGGGCCGCAAGCGGAC of Coraliomargarita parva contains these proteins:
- a CDS encoding glycosyltransferase family A protein, producing the protein MNISILLCTHNPRRDYLEATIESLRELTPTDDAIEFLLVDNASESPLDDSLLKDFPFPYRIVREARLGLTHARVAGFKASRGELLLLVDDDNILEPDYLVLMHQYFQQSPSLGCAGGNIEPEFEKPAPPGWETLVPCLALRTVEEAVVTDKFSGAQNLPYGAGMCIRRSVYAHYVNLVETDSWRQSLDRKGGMLTSGGDLDMACCAYDLGMTCGLFPKLKLTHLIPAERTSPRYLKNLAVGIAASCHLLWNQRGYRRDTFLSMLGKTVKTLLRGRNLRRRCIFLRGSWLAFFSKP
- a CDS encoding FAD-dependent oxidoreductase, which codes for MILDLSSIPPEDLIESDVCIVGAGVAGLILAKELSRQGLQITVLESGGRDVSAKTQALNQGENIGYPYYPLDLVRERCVGGSSSRWGIELPNEEKGVRLRPMDPIDFETRADIPHSGWPFPKSTLDPYYERAHAIFGLGPCDYTAQRWSDPEHYKTLALDPDTIETTLFQFGPADRFTGTIQSEIRQMDSVQLFLNATVLEILCDESVQKVKALRVAADKDREYRITARYYILASGGIEVPRLLLLSDKQQPEGLGNRYDLVGRYFMEHPHFLSGMLIPNSTEIFENTGLYQIHKQANSYLLAYLKLSESVLRREGLLNYCVSLWPRDKLEEDERSSYLSSKAFDAIRKIRCAIHIGERPQALAKQLYTILAESQELITHLFSKVTKSKLVEPSGPPIAFQLHHMWEQAPNPDSRITLSRELDQFGQRLPILNWKVSERDVQTLSRSLEILGDACEQAGIGRIVRNPDNEFPPKGITGGLHHMGTTRMNEAPEQGVVDGNCKIHGIDNLYIAGSSVFPTSGYANPTLTIGALAIRLADHLTEQLSKSNGPVLQTERSLCK